AGATGAATGAAGACCTCTTCCAGGCCGGCTGGCTGGCGTGACCATTTCTGGGGCCCATGGTCGATATAGGAATGTGCCGTTGCGTCCAGGGCCTCCGGGTCGGTTCCCGAAATATGCAGCGCAGTGCCGAACCGGGCGATCTGTTCGATGCCTGGTTTGCCCTGCAGTTCCTCCGCCAGGGCGGTTAATCCGGTCCCTTCAACGCGCCAGGTGACAAGGCCCACGGTGGTGGAAATCTGGTCGGCGGGGCCGTCGATCAGCTTTCGGCCATAAGCGATATAGGCAATGGAATCGCATTGAATGGCCTCGTCCATGTAATGGGTGGAGACCAGAACGGTGACGCCGTTTTGTGACAGGCGGCGGATTTCGTTCCAGAAATCTCGCCGGGCCTTGGGGTCGACGCCCGCGGTGGGCTCATCCAGAAGCAGCAGGGCCGGATCGTGCAACAGACAGGCGGCCAGTGCGAGGCGTTGTTTCCAGCCCCCCGACAGTTGTCCTGCCAGTTGATGCGACCGGTTTGCCAGCCCCAGGTCCTCCAGGGCATCCTGAACGCGTTTCTTCGGCGACGAAATCCGGTACATGCGGGCCATGAATTCCAGATTTTCCCGGATCGAAAGATCGCTGTAGAGGGAAAATTTCTGTGTCATATAGCCGACCCGTTCCTTGATCCTGGCGGCCTGCGTGCGGATGTCCAGGTCCAGGCAACGGCCACTTCCGCTATCGGGCGTCAGCAGGCCGCACATCATGCGGATTGTCGTGGTCTTGCCGCTGCCGTTGGGGCCGAGAAAGCCGTAAATGGCGCCTTTGGGAACGGTCATGTCGAAGTCGTTCACGACCTTCTTGTCGCCAAAGGATTTGGTCAGACCCTCTACGGCAATTGCCGGGGCTTGTTCGGCGTCCGTCATGGCTTAAGGCTCACATCGACCGGTTGGCCGGGATGCCAGCGGGTCGGTTCCTGCGGGATGGCTTCCACCATGAAGACCAGCTTGTTTCGTTCTTCGCGGCTGAAGATGACCGGGGGCGTGTATTCCGCGTCCGAGGCAAGAAAGGATACCCGCGCCCCGTAGGATTGTGGGCAGCCGCTGCAACTGATGGCGATGGTATCGCCGACATGAATCTGGGCGAAAACCGGTTCCGGCACGTAGAATCTGATCTTTATACGGTCCGGGGGCAGAAGGGAGAGGACGGGCGTTCCCGCCTTTGCGAATTCTCCGGGGTAGAGGAAGACCTGATCGACGCGGGCGGGGGCGGGGGCGAAGAGGCTGCGGTCACTGAGATCGGTTGCGGCACGTGAGACGTCGGCCTCTGCGGCACTGATTGCTTTGCGCGACATTTCCATTTGGTCGTTGCGGGCGGGCAGGCGGGCAGCGGCCAACTGTGCCTGCGTTTCGGCCAGCGTCGCTCTGGCCTCATTCAGGGCCGCCTGGTCGGTGTCGAGACGGCTTACCGGAAGGGCCTTGCGCGTAACCAGTTCTCTGGTGCGTTTGAAGGTGATGCGGGCCAGGGCCAGATTGGCTTCTGCTTGTCGTTGGCGGGCCTTGATCTCTGCCAGTTCCTCGCTGCGCGCACCGTAGGATTTGTCGGCCAGGTCGGCCTTTTTGGTATCCAGATTTGCCTGCGCCTGGGCCAGGGCATCGGCCTGTCGGCTGCTATCCAAAGTGAAAAGCAAGTCGCCTGCAGAGACGGTCTGGCCGTCCTTGACCTCCATCAGGTCGATGTAACCGTCCTGACGGGCAGCCATGTAGAGGTAGTCGCCTTCCACATAGCCGAAATAGATGTCTTGCTGCGGGGCGTTTGAAAACAGGGCCATAAGTCCGAATAGGGCGGAGGTCAGGCTGTCCAGAATGCTATCCATTCCTATCTCCTTCTCTTTCGGCGAGAAGGCCGTTGAAGAGAATATCCAGATGGCTGTCGACGAATTCATCAATTGCAACGATATCGGTGCTGCCGATTTTGAAGACGCTGCTTAGAAGTGAATGGGCGAGAATCGGCCCCACGATATTGCGGACGGCAAGTTTGGAGTCTACCGGGCGGAAAACGCCCAGTCTTACACCTCGCTCAATGATGTGACCCAGCACGACGAAGCCTCGCTCAATGACCTCTTCGCGATACATGTCAGCGATCTCCGGGAAGTTGCCTGCTTCGGTTATGACCAGGCGGGGCAGGGCTGCGACGCGATTATCGCAAAGCCGTCGTGCAACCACGCGCATCATAAGACGTACGGTTTGTTCGGGCGTGTCACTGGTATGTTTGGCCATGCTCTCGCCGTCTTCGACCATGGGTACGATGGCTCGGCGCACCAGGGCCTTGAAGATGGCCTCTTTGCTGTCGAAGTAGAGGTAGAGCGCGCCTTTGGAAAGGCCAGCGCGATGGGCGATATCCTGGACGCGTGTGGCGGCAAAACCCTTTTCTATAAACAGGTCCAGGGCCGCGTCCATCACTTCGTCCGGGCGGTCGTCGGCGCGGCGTCGCCATTTGGGAGAGGAGGCATTGTTGTCTTTTGTCATGCCCAACAAATAAATGACCGGTCATTTATTTACAAGGTAAAAAAGAACCCCGGAAATCCGGGGCAAGGGGAAGGTGTCAACAAAAGACCTCCATCCCGCCCGAGATGCCGATGCTTTTACCGGACGGGCGGGATGGAGTTGGGGGAGATGCTATGCCTCCAGCGACATCAGGCTGGCGTTGCCACCTGCGGCAGTCGTATCGACGCTGACCGTGCGTTCGGCTGCAAAGCGGTAGAGGTAGCGCGGCCCACCGGCCTTCGGCCCGGTGCCGGACAGGCCTTCACCGCCAAAGGGTTGTACGCCGACGATGGCGCCGATCTGGTTCCGGTTTACATAGGCGTTGCCCACATGCAGGCGGTCCACGATGTGGTTGACCGTGGACTGGACGCGGCTGTGAACCGCCATGGTCAGGCCGTATCCGGTTGCGTTAACCGCATCGATCACCTTGTCTAGGTCGCTGGACTTATACCGGATCACATGGAGGATCGGCCCGAAGACCTCGCGTTCCAACTGGTCCAAGCTTTTAAGCTCATAGGCGCATGGGGCGAAATAGGTGCCGTTCAGGCCGTCCGGCAGCGGCGTTTTGAACAGGAGTTTGGCTTCCTTGTCCATCCGTGCCGCGTGGCTGTTCAGCATGTCCCGGGCTTCGGCGTCGATCACCGGGCCGATATCGTTGGCCAGAATGGTCGGATTACCGATGCGCAGTTCTTCCATCGCCCCCTTGATCATTTCGATCTGTCGGTCGGCGATATCGTCCTGCAGGAACAGAACCCGCAGGGCGGAGCAGCGCTGACCGGCGCTTTGGAAGGCGGAAATCAGGACGTCGCGCGTCACCTGTTCCGGCAGGGCGGAACTGTCGACGATCATGGCGTTCTGGCCGCCGGTCTCCGCGATCAACGGTGCGATCGGGCCATCCCGGTCCGCCAGTTTCCGGTTGATCAGGCGCGCCGTTTCGGTGGAGCCGGTGAAGGCGACACCCGCAAGGCGTGGATCGCTCAGCACCGCGTTGCCGATCACGGGGCCGTCACCCGGCAGCAAATGCAGGACATCGCCGGGCACGCCTGCCAGATGCATCAGCTTCACCGCTTCATAGGCGATCAGCGGTGTCTGTTCTGCGGGCTTGGCGAGAACGCTGTTGCCGGCCGCGAGGGCGGCGGCGATCTGTCCGGTGAAGATTGCCAGCGGGAAGTTCCACGGGCTGATGCACAGGAAAGCGCCACGGCCATGCAGGGCGATGCTGTTGTCTTCGCCGGTCGGTCCGGGCAGCGGCATGGGCGCACCGAATTCCGCCTCGGCGCGGGCTGCGTAATAACGCAGGAAGTCGACTGCCTCGCGCAGTTCCGCCACGGCGTCGGCCAGGGTTTTGCCTGCCTCGCGTTGTACGACGGCCATCAGGCGTGCGTCATGTTCCTCAAAGAGGTCCGCGACCTTGTTCAGGATTGCCGCGCGCTCTGCTGCCGGGGTCTTGTCCCAGCCAATTTGTGCCCGGATGGCGCGTTCCAGGGCCTGCTTGGCTGTTTCCGCATCGGCCTTGACCACGGTGCCGACCTGTTCCGACAATTCGGACGGACTGAAGACGGGTTTCGCGTCGCCGTCTATATCGACACCGCCGACCAGCGGACGGGCAATCGGGGCGGTTTTTATGGCGGCGTCCATTTTTTCTTGCATGCTGGTGAGAAGGGTCGGATCAGTCACGTCATAACCTTTTGAGTTGGGGCGTTCTTTACCGAAGAGGTCCTTCGGCAGAGGAATATTCGGGTGATAGGCAGGGCTGTTGCGCTTTGCCTCTTCCAGCGGATCGGCGATTATGGCGCTGATCGGGGCCTTGTCGTCGACAATACGGTTCACGAAAGAGGTGTTGGCGCCGTTCTCAAGCAGACGGCGGACCAGATAGGCCAGCAGGTCCTCATGGCTGCCCACCGGCGCATAGATGCGAACCGGGTAGCCTTTGCCGGGCTTGCCGACGACCTGGTCGTAGAGGGCGTCACCCATGCCGTGCAGGCGCTGGAATTCAAAGCCCTCAACCTTTTCCTGTTTCGCAAATTCCGTAATGGCCGCCAATGTGTGGGCGTTATGGGTAGCAAAGCAGGGGTAGAAGGCGTCGGGCGCCGCCAGCATTTTCCGGGCGCAGGCGAGATAGGACACATCCGTGTTCACCTTGCGGGTGAAGACCGGATAGCCGTCCAGACCGGCTTCCTGGGCGCGTTTGACTTCCGTATCCCAATAAGCGCCTTTCACCAGGCGCACCATCAGGCGGCGTCCGGTACGCCGCGCGACCTCGGTCAGCCAGTCGATCAGCGGGGCGCAGCGTTTCTGATAGGCCTGAATCGCAAGGCCCAGGCCCTGCCAGTCTTTCAGGTCCGGGTGGGCGCAGACGGTCTCGATAATGTCCATGGACATGTCCAGGCGGTCTGCTTCCTCTGCGTCAATGCACAGGCCAATGTCGTATTGCGCAGCCAGTTTGCACAGGTCGATCAGGCGCGGCAGCATCTCTTTTTGGATGCGGTCCTCATGGGCGAACTCATAACGCGGGTGCAGGGCGGACAGTTTGACTGAGACGCCGGGGGCTTCGATGTGCCCGCGTCCCTTGGCGGCCTTGCCGATGGCGTGGATTGCCGCCGTGTAGTCTTCATAAAAGCGGATCGCATCATCCATGGTGCGGGCGGCCTCGCCCAGCATGTCATAGGAATAGCGATAGCCGAGTTTCTCATTGTCGCGGGCGCGTTTCAGGGCCTCTTCGATGTTCCGGCCCATGACGAACTGGCGGCCCATGACGCGCATGGCCTGGACCACGGCCTGGCGGATCACTGGCTCGCCGGATCGGTGGACCAGCTTGCGGAAAACGTTCCAACCCTTGTGTTCGTCATCCATTTTGACAACACGGCCCGTCAGCATCAGCGCCCAGGTGGAGGCGTTGACGAACAGGGATTCGGATTGGCCCAGATGGGATTCCCAGTTTGCGCCGCCGATCTTGTCCTTGATAAGGGCGTCTGCGGTATCGGCATCGGGGATGCGCAACAGGGCCTCGGCCAGACACATCAGGACAACGCCTTCCTGGCTGCTCAATTCATACTCATGCATGAAGGCGTCGATGCCGGAGGATTTGACCCGCTCCGTGCGGACTTTCTCGACCAGATGTTTGGCGCGATCCTCAATGCGGTCGCTCATGTCGGCGGGAATGGCAGCCTGTTCCAGGCGTTCGTTAAGGCAGGCGGTCTCATCCATGCGATAGGCGTCACGGACCGACTGGCGCAAGGCTGACGGTTTCGGCAGCGGTTTGTCGAAGATCATCCCCAATACTCCAGAAAAGGATGTTTTTACTCTCAATGCTATAATACCAGACGAATAGCGAAATATGCTTCTATTTTGCTTAAAAAGACGATATATTCTCCAAGATTTTGTAAATTTAGTAGAGAAAATATCTGATGGTTGAGCGTAAACCCCTGGATCGTATAGACCGCAATATTCTGCGGATCCTGCAGGATAATGGCCGCCTGTCGAATGTTGAACTGGCCAAGAGAATCCACTTGAGCCCTACCCCCTGCCTGGAACGCGTTCGCAGATTGGAAAGTGCCGGCTATATTTCCGGCTATCGGGCGGTTCTCGACCCCTCAATGCTGGGCCAGGATCTGATGATCTTCGTTCAGATTACGTTGGACCGGACGACACCGGATGTGTTCGATATCTTCAAGGACCGGGTATTGGAACTGCCGGAGGTGGTGGAATGCCATATGGTGGCCGGCGGGTTCGATTATCTGGTGAAAATCAGGGTGAACGGCATGTCGGCCTTCCGGCATTTCCTGGGAGAGCAGCTGACCAGTCTTCCAGGCGTCCTGACCACGCACAGCTATGTGGTGATGGAGGGCGTCAAGCAGGGGGACCATGTGAATGTCCCCGATGCGGATTAAGATAAAACCGCGTGACGGATGTGGCGCCCGGCGCTAGTTTCTGCGGCCAAAGCATGATGACGAGTGTTTGGTTCCATGACCGATAAGCCGCTGGCAGGCCGCAAAATTCTCTATCTGGTGACCGAGGACTGGTATTTCTGGTCCCATC
The Aestuariispira ectoiniformans genome window above contains:
- the putA gene encoding bifunctional proline dehydrogenase/L-glutamate gamma-semialdehyde dehydrogenase PutA yields the protein MIFDKPLPKPSALRQSVRDAYRMDETACLNERLEQAAIPADMSDRIEDRAKHLVEKVRTERVKSSGIDAFMHEYELSSQEGVVLMCLAEALLRIPDADTADALIKDKIGGANWESHLGQSESLFVNASTWALMLTGRVVKMDDEHKGWNVFRKLVHRSGEPVIRQAVVQAMRVMGRQFVMGRNIEEALKRARDNEKLGYRYSYDMLGEAARTMDDAIRFYEDYTAAIHAIGKAAKGRGHIEAPGVSVKLSALHPRYEFAHEDRIQKEMLPRLIDLCKLAAQYDIGLCIDAEEADRLDMSMDIIETVCAHPDLKDWQGLGLAIQAYQKRCAPLIDWLTEVARRTGRRLMVRLVKGAYWDTEVKRAQEAGLDGYPVFTRKVNTDVSYLACARKMLAAPDAFYPCFATHNAHTLAAITEFAKQEKVEGFEFQRLHGMGDALYDQVVGKPGKGYPVRIYAPVGSHEDLLAYLVRRLLENGANTSFVNRIVDDKAPISAIIADPLEEAKRNSPAYHPNIPLPKDLFGKERPNSKGYDVTDPTLLTSMQEKMDAAIKTAPIARPLVGGVDIDGDAKPVFSPSELSEQVGTVVKADAETAKQALERAIRAQIGWDKTPAAERAAILNKVADLFEEHDARLMAVVQREAGKTLADAVAELREAVDFLRYYAARAEAEFGAPMPLPGPTGEDNSIALHGRGAFLCISPWNFPLAIFTGQIAAALAAGNSVLAKPAEQTPLIAYEAVKLMHLAGVPGDVLHLLPGDGPVIGNAVLSDPRLAGVAFTGSTETARLINRKLADRDGPIAPLIAETGGQNAMIVDSSALPEQVTRDVLISAFQSAGQRCSALRVLFLQDDIADRQIEMIKGAMEELRIGNPTILANDIGPVIDAEARDMLNSHAARMDKEAKLLFKTPLPDGLNGTYFAPCAYELKSLDQLEREVFGPILHVIRYKSSDLDKVIDAVNATGYGLTMAVHSRVQSTVNHIVDRLHVGNAYVNRNQIGAIVGVQPFGGEGLSGTGPKAGGPRYLYRFAAERTVSVDTTAAGGNASLMSLEA
- a CDS encoding ABC transporter ATP-binding protein, which codes for MTDAEQAPAIAVEGLTKSFGDKKVVNDFDMTVPKGAIYGFLGPNGSGKTTTIRMMCGLLTPDSGSGRCLDLDIRTQAARIKERVGYMTQKFSLYSDLSIRENLEFMARMYRISSPKKRVQDALEDLGLANRSHQLAGQLSGGWKQRLALAACLLHDPALLLLDEPTAGVDPKARRDFWNEIRRLSQNGVTVLVSTHYMDEAIQCDSIAYIAYGRKLIDGPADQISTTVGLVTWRVEGTGLTALAEELQGKPGIEQIARFGTALHISGTDPEALDATAHSYIDHGPQKWSRQPAGLEEVFIHLMAGAEDNFNGITGTSK
- a CDS encoding TetR/AcrR family transcriptional regulator, whose protein sequence is MTKDNNASSPKWRRRADDRPDEVMDAALDLFIEKGFAATRVQDIAHRAGLSKGALYLYFDSKEAIFKALVRRAIVPMVEDGESMAKHTSDTPEQTVRLMMRVVARRLCDNRVAALPRLVITEAGNFPEIADMYREEVIERGFVVLGHIIERGVRLGVFRPVDSKLAVRNIVGPILAHSLLSSVFKIGSTDIVAIDEFVDSHLDILFNGLLAEREGDRNG
- a CDS encoding Lrp/AsnC ligand binding domain-containing protein, with amino-acid sequence MVERKPLDRIDRNILRILQDNGRLSNVELAKRIHLSPTPCLERVRRLESAGYISGYRAVLDPSMLGQDLMIFVQITLDRTTPDVFDIFKDRVLELPEVVECHMVAGGFDYLVKIRVNGMSAFRHFLGEQLTSLPGVLTTHSYVVMEGVKQGDHVNVPDAD
- a CDS encoding HlyD family secretion protein encodes the protein MDSILDSLTSALFGLMALFSNAPQQDIYFGYVEGDYLYMAARQDGYIDLMEVKDGQTVSAGDLLFTLDSSRQADALAQAQANLDTKKADLADKSYGARSEELAEIKARQRQAEANLALARITFKRTRELVTRKALPVSRLDTDQAALNEARATLAETQAQLAAARLPARNDQMEMSRKAISAAEADVSRAATDLSDRSLFAPAPARVDQVFLYPGEFAKAGTPVLSLLPPDRIKIRFYVPEPVFAQIHVGDTIAISCSGCPQSYGARVSFLASDAEYTPPVIFSREERNKLVFMVEAIPQEPTRWHPGQPVDVSLKP